Proteins co-encoded in one Lineus longissimus chromosome 11, tnLinLong1.2, whole genome shotgun sequence genomic window:
- the LOC135496100 gene encoding uncharacterized protein LOC135496100, with protein sequence MPELKIATYNSSTLSMKLQHGRNHKIFGSNEEDAAEMLRDGEGRSTTSTICGQKVESIPDLLCEKTQKTNNQPGISVVTVAEVKKRGFKEKEEVDNKPWTRAYSKRRRIAHLENDKEVTDLSRHCRRGYVDDVKDKDEESEEEKEDKDSESDVANDNDLPSELKGQHASQLLRKLPYSCLGKNIFDRQRIMGLIIQGTHCVSCPHHYYSEPVCTHHQSVCSASNPTQLPGPACHGKLMSYRIRHLPRSSFSFLIWPWSLTPSN encoded by the exons ATgcctgagctaaaaatagccaCATACAATTCATCGACACTGTCAATGAAACTTCAG catGGGCGGAATCATAAAATTTTTGGATCAAATGAAGAAGATGCTGCGGAGATGCTCAGAGATGG TGAAGGAAGATCAACTACAAGTACGATATGTGGGCAGAAGGTTGAAAGTATCCCTGATCTACTCTGTGAAAAGACACAGAAAACTAACAACCAGCCTGGTATATCAGTTGTGACTGTGGCAGAG GTTAAAAAGAGAGGGTTCAAGGAAAAAGAGGAGGTAGACAATAAGCCATGGACACGTGCATACAGCAAACGTCGTCGTATAGCACATTTAGAAAATGATAAAGAAGTTACTGACCTCAGCAGACATTGTCGGAGAGGTTATGTTGATGATGTGAAAGATAAGGATGAAGAGTCGGAGGaggaaaaagaagataaagataGCGAGTCAGACGTTGCCAATGATAATGACCTCCCTTCTGAATTAAAAGGACAACATGCCTCCCAGCTGCTCAGGAAGCTGCCATATTCATGTCTTGGGAAAAACATATTCGATCGACAGAGAATCATGGGACTTATTATCCAAGGAACCCAT TGTGTCTCGTGCCCCCACCATTACTACTCCGAACCTGTCTGTACACATCATCAGAGTGTCTGTAGTGCGTCCAACCCAACTCAATTGCCCGGTCCGGCTTGCCATGGCAAGTTGATGTCGTATCGTATTCGGCATCTGCCGAGgtcttcattttctttcttaATTTG
- the LOC135496379 gene encoding putative nuclease HARBI1 — protein MDALAILEFAQDEREEHENEIQRRRMRVFRDRENPLEELSDPKFLRRFRISKETFRWLLDLISEDLRRPTRRNQALTPLLQLAIALRFYANGAFQHVTGDTCGVSQWACGEAIHRVTREICDRKGNFITFPETQAERLRVQQGFRDIAQFPGVIGALDGSHVPIANPRGINAQRFMNRKGYYSLNCQLVCDHELCFTNVVSRWYGSAHDSRIFEESRLCQRFRAGELQGILLGDPAYTCTRYMLTPVREPRNVAERNYIQAQRRTRGVIERAFGVWKRRFHAVGRGNTLRCSLQHNMAIIIATACLHTLAIRRNDPLPDDYHGDANTDAPRASRGSASS, from the exons ATGGATGCTCTTGCTATACTTGAATTTGCACAAGACGAACGAGAGgagcatgaaaatgaaattcagaGAAGACGCATGAGGGTGTTCAGGGACAGAGAAAATCCTTTAGAGGAACTGTCAGACCCGAAGTTCTTGAGGCGCTTTCGAATTTCTAAAGAAACATTTCGATGGCTACTCGATCTCATCAGTGAAGACCTACGTCGGCCAACTCGGCGAAACCAAGCACTTACACCACTTTTGCAACTGGCGATTGCTCTTCGTTTTTATGCAAATGGTGCATTTCAACATGTCACTGGAGATACCTGTGGTGTGTCACAATGGGCCTGCGGCGAAGCTATCCATCGAGTCACAAGGGAAATATGTGATAGAAAGGGAAATTTTATAACTTTTCCCGAAACCCAGGCGGAACGACTAAGGGTGCAGCAAGGATTCCGCGATATTGCGCAATTCCCAGGTGTAATTGGTGCTCTCGATGGTTCGCACGTTCCCATCGCAAACCCAAGAGGAATTAATGCCCAGCGTTTCATGAATCGAAAGGGTTACTATAGCCTGAACTGCCAACTTGTTTGTGACCATGAGTTATGCTTCACCAATGTCGTCTCCAGATGGTACGGCTCTGCGCACGATTCCAGAATCTTTGAGGAATCACGACTTTGCCAAAGATTCAGAGCAGGAGAGCTCCAGGGTATTTTGCTGGGTGACCCAGCATACACGTGCACCAGATATATGTTGACTCCGGTTCGTGAACCAAGAAACGTTGCAGAGCGGAATTACATTCAAGCCCAAAGGAGGACAAGAGGGGTCATCGAGAGAGCGTTTGGGGTTTGGAAAAGACGATTCCACGCTGTTGGTAGGGGAAATACCCTTCGATGTTCA TTGCAGCACAATATGGCCATAATCATCGCTACAGCATGTCTCCACACCTTGGCCATTCGCAGAAACGATCCACTTCCAGATGATTATCATGGTGATGCCAATACTGATGCGCCGAGAGCCAGCAGAGGAAGCGCATCATCATGA
- the LOC135496102 gene encoding uncharacterized protein LOC135496102: protein MLGRKRSENFTPDQRRALIELVRAHEDIVEDKRTDVQANKRKQAAWEKIAGEMNASFPERPQDLKDLWRRMKIKAKAVAREKKIDLGKTGGGTATVGEVDDEILAILNITPGDLQQLHNPVDDDAPSVPVVADDVIDEPLPSTSADDLGSCTPAAETFLKDVDGEVEYTGGNYDLHNSSAATPRKPRSSKSLEKRATMSDESPVLKKADQTLAYLKDEHEQKMSLLNLQQEAAKFKKRAYEAKMDYYKEKIRKLRIDL from the exons ATGTTGGGAAGAAAGAGAAGTGAGAATTTCACTCCGGACCAGCGGAGAGCTCTAATTGAGCTGGTAAGAGCTCATGAAGATATCGTTGAAGACAAGCGAACGGATGTCCAGGCAAACAAGAGAAAACAGGCAGCATGGGAGAAGATAGCAGGGGAAATGAATGCCTCATTTCCCGAACGTCCACAGGACCTGAAAGACCTTTGGAGACGAATGAAGATCAAGGCCAAGGCCGTAGCCCGTGAGAAAAAGATCGACCTTGGTAAAACTGGAGGGGGGACGGCCACTGTAGGGGAGGTGGATGACGAAATCCTTGCCATTCTGAATATCACACCTGGGGATCTGCAACAACTACATAATCCTGTGGATGACGATGCCCCTTCCGTTCCTGTAgttgctgatgacgtcattgatgaaccCTTACCATCAACAAGCGCTGACGATCTGGGAAG CTGCACTCCAGCCGcggaaacattcctgaaagatGTGGATGGGGAAGTTGAATATACTGGAGGTAACTACGATCTTCACAACAGCTCTGCCGCAACCCCCAGGAAACCACGTTCTAGTAAAAG CCTTGAGAAGAGGGCTACCATGTCCGATGAATCTCCTGTCTTAAAGAAGGCCGACCAAACACTTGCCTACCTGAAAGATGAACATGAACAAAAAATGAGTTTGCTTAATTTGCAGCAGGAGGCAGCAAAATTTAAGAAGCGTGCCTACGAGGCGAAGATGGACTACTACAAGGAAAAAATTCGAAAACTCCGCATTGACCTGTAG
- the LOC135495884 gene encoding uncharacterized protein LOC135495884, with the protein MDSGHATESDGSTVGYDEHDDDDDSVKDPDYKQGPNDDLTDSDGDSESDTVIIENSADDEAMDCNEADDHHGEKRKAKKSVPRYRDGKSDIKRQCSDLENSADSVDMDLNEAAEDHVGEALKAKVKMQFAHITVPQHSDSKSEKRNYSKSDYCLYCERRYQSKISVHYLAVHWNESDVKSALMAPVKSVERKNALLLLQNRGNFKHNAKCIELGEGEFVVSRRPSEKRDRKAHDFLPCEYCVGFFLKDSLWLHMKNCPIRPRGEQPETNCLRNARIMLEPFLRTSSTDEEREMIDDLINAMKETKSNPGIRKICFDDPLIREFAASVLSKVGEIEDQRRKDLMNIRQKVRSLGRLLKALNEGLGALRKPLTYFLSARHFKLVVKTVKQLAAESGSPQLAIVLGHYIKQANLLKISLGMREDSEEMQREARCFKEEYEAHWNNHVASVSVRKQKLLKINKSENIPSTTDLVRLKDWLSTVICKAMQRTNQSNDDLKWLSQLVLTRIVLFNKRRVSEVEELKVSDFLGRKSEKDNEEILASLDVSERVLAKRMALIEVRGKSTRSLRKVFILLSPDMVEQIEYLIKKRKIISPYVFSRPREINSPIDGCEAIRVVTSKCPMLRNPGSIRTRGLRKYMATTAQIIDMSANELKMVADHMGHNVNIHTDVYRLQSSVLERAKVARVLIAMENGVINKFQGKKLDAINIEELPPPVSINDQLERGDQLESRELTCDDVDGSSPFDGEPQPSCSATGVADDQKYGSQKRKMVSTDDGMFKTKRARWSEEENGILFRYMDKYIKAKKNPPGSEIAAVAEKLGGTRTPAQIRTKMNNLVTGKQKVVLPKSTEAMRADNNND; encoded by the coding sequence ATGGATTCTGGACATGCCACAGAGAGTGATGGTTCAACAGTTGGTtacgatgaacatgatgatgacgatgattctGTAAAGGATCCTGATTATAAGCAGGGACCGAACGATGATTTAACGGACTCGGATGGTGACTCTGAATCTGATACTGTGATCATTGAAAATAGTGCAGATGATGAAGCCATGGACTGCAACGAAGCTGATGATCATCATGGGGAGAAACGTAAGGCAAAGAAAAGTGTTCCACGGTACAGAGATGGTAAAAGCGATATAAAGAGACAATGCAGTGACTTGGAAAATAGTGCAGACAGTGTAGACATGGATTTAAATGAAGCTGCGGAAGATCATGTTGGGGAGGCACTTAAGGCCAAGGTGAAAATGCAGTTTGCACACATAACTGTTCCGCAGCACAGCGATAGCAAAAGTGAAAAGAGAAATTATAGTAAAAGTGACTATTGCCTTTATTGCGAGAGGCGATACCAATCAAAGATTTCAGTTCACTATCTTGCAGTTCATTGGAATGAATCGGATGTAAAATCAGCACTCATGGCTCCTGTCAAAtctgttgaaagaaaaaatgcccTCCTTCTTTTGCAGAATAGGGGGAACTTCAAGCACAATGCAAAGTGCATTGAATTGGGTGAGGgagaatttgttgtttccaggcGGCCAAGTGAAAAACGTGACAGAAAAGCGCACGATTTTTTGCCATGTGAATACTGCGTGGGCTTCTTTTTGAAGGATTCTCTATGGCTTCATATGAAAAACTGTCCCATCAGACCCCGTGGAGAACAACCTGAAACAAACTGTCTCCGAAATGCAAGAATCATGCTTGAACCATTTCTGCGCACTTCTTCAACTGACGAAGAAAGAGAAATGATTGATGATCTCATCAATGCCATGAAAGAAACCAAATCTAACCCAGGGATTAGGAAGATATGCTTTGATGATCCCTTGATAAGGGAATTTGCTGCATCTGTTCTGAGTAAAGTGGGTGAAATCGAAGACCAGAGGAGAAAAGATCTCATGAACATTCGCCAAAAGGTGCGATCTCTCGGCAGACTACTGAAAGCCCTTAATGAAGGATTGGGGGCTCTTCGGAAACCATTAACCTACTTTTTAAGTgctagacatttcaaattagttGTGAAAACTGTTAAGCAGCTTGCAGCAGAGAGTGGTTCCCCACAGCTTGCGATTGTGCTCGGCCATTACATCAAACAGGCTAATCTTCTTAAGATTAGCTTGGGCATGCGAGAAGACTCGGAGGAAATGCAGCGAGAAGCCAGATGCTTCAAGGAAGAATATGAAGCTCATTGGAATAATCATGTAGCTTCTGTTAGTGTGAGAAAACAGAAGTTGCTCAAGATCAATAAGTCCGAAAATATTCCTTCTACAACGGATTTGGTCAGGCTGAAAGACTGGCTCTCCACAGTTATATGCAAAGCCATGCAGAGGACAAACCAATCTAATGATGATCTGAAATGGCTAAGTCAGCTAGTGTTGACAAGAATTGTCTTGTTTAATAAGCGCAGAGTGAGCGAGGTAGAAGAGTTGAAAGTGAGTGACTTCCTAGGGAGAAAGAGCGAGAAGGATAATGAAGAAATACTAGCATCTCTTGATGTCAGTGAAAGAGTCCTGGCAAAAAGAATGGCACTGATAGAGGTGAGGGGGAAGAGTACCAGGTCACTTCGCAAAGTCTTCATCTTACTTTCTCCAGACATGGTAGAACAGATTGAGTATTTGATAAAAAAGAGGAAGATCATCAGCCCATATGTGTTTTCAAGACCGAGAGAAATTAATTCACCCATAGATGGCTGTGAAGCAATCCGAGTGGTAACGAGCAAATGCCCTATGCTCAGAAATCCAGGGAGTATCCGAACCAGGGGATTAAGGAAATACATGGCCACCACTGcacaaataattgacatgtccgCAAATGAATTGAAGATGGTAGCAGACCACATGGGCCATAATGTCAACATCCACACTGACGTGTACAGATTGCAAAGCTCAGTGCTTGAACGAGCAAAGGTTGCACgtgttttgattgccatggagAATGGTGTCATCAATAAGTTCCAGGGAAAAAAACTTGATGCCATTAACATTGAAGAACTTCCTCCCCCGGTTTCCATAAATGATCAGCTGGAAAGAGGTGACCAGTTAGAGAGCAGGGAACTTACTTGTGATGATGTCGATGGAAGCAGTCCATTTGATGGAGAACCACAACCAAGCTGCTCAGCTACTGGGGTTGCAGATGATCAGAAGTATGGCAGTCAAAAGAGAAAGATGGTTTCCACTGATGACGGCATGTTCAAAACTAAGAGAGCAAGAtggtctgaagaagaaaatggcatATTGTTCAGGTACATGGATAAATACATAAAAGCAAAGAAGAATCCCCCAGGGTCTGAAATAGCAGCTGTTGCTGAAAAACTTGGAGGAACAAGGACTCCAGCTCAGATAAGAACAAAGATGAACAACCTGGTGACGGGAAAACAGAAAGTCGTCTTGCCAAAGTCCACCGAGGCTATGAGAGCAGACAATAACAACGATTAG